A DNA window from Thermosynechococcaceae cyanobacterium Okahandja contains the following coding sequences:
- a CDS encoding SIMPL domain-containing protein (The SIMPL domain is named for its presence in mouse protein SIMPL (signalling molecule that associates with mouse pelle-like kinase). Bacterial member BP26, from Brucella, was shown to assemble into a channel-like structure, while YggE from E. coli has been associated with resistance to oxidative stress.) has protein sequence MKTHPIYTLSVSTLLAALFAIPAMAQEALRTLTVTGRGTEAVTATLAQVTLGVEVRGRTAQEVQQEVARRANAVLAVLRGREVSQLQTAGLSLTPDYQFTDNQRRLVGYIGRNTVSFRLPSDRVGSLLDAAVQAGATTIDSINFTAPDTTLAAAQRTALQRATQDAQSQAQAVLSALNLQPRQVVSIQVNQATPPPSPVRLAAPAMADSTPVVAGELEVAAMVTLQISY, from the coding sequence GTGAAGACCCACCCAATCTATACCCTTAGCGTGAGTACCCTACTTGCGGCACTCTTTGCCATACCGGCCATGGCTCAAGAGGCACTGCGCACCCTCACGGTGACTGGACGTGGTACCGAGGCGGTGACCGCCACCCTTGCCCAAGTGACCCTAGGGGTAGAGGTACGGGGGCGTACGGCCCAAGAGGTACAGCAGGAGGTAGCTCGCAGGGCTAATGCCGTGCTGGCGGTCTTACGGGGGCGCGAGGTGAGTCAACTGCAAACGGCGGGCCTGAGCCTGACCCCGGACTATCAGTTCACGGATAATCAGCGTCGCCTAGTGGGCTACATTGGCCGTAATACCGTTAGCTTTCGTCTGCCGAGCGATCGCGTCGGTTCGCTTTTAGATGCGGCGGTGCAAGCGGGTGCCACCACGATCGACAGTATTAACTTTACCGCGCCAGATACAACCCTTGCGGCGGCTCAGCGCACGGCTCTTCAGCGCGCCACCCAAGATGCCCAGTCCCAAGCTCAGGCGGTCTTGAGTGCTCTGAACCTGCAACCGCGCCAAGTGGTGAGTATTCAGGTCAACCAAGCCACGCCCCCCCCTAGCCCTGTTCGTCTTGCGGCGCCAGCCATGGCTGATAGCACCCCAGTGGTCGCTGGCGAATTAGAAGTGGCCGCAATGGTGACCCTGCAAATTAGCTACTAA
- a CDS encoding DUF3370 domain-containing protein, which yields MNLRLVGSSLALFLWTTPMVAQSAATLEQPQQVLPLPGGLDQVPVFNSNSPEVVQREGILLSTFPPTGKATPAAHLNYAFRGRFDIFAHHIAKPLDPADLRTLYLGIVAYNPGATPVTLDLLQAASYLSQPDAPFVPLPAQQANDLGQIFAGPGDRVMLDILRQRRQAGWPAQIVIPPRSYGLIANLPIPVKGLDPPLNGRSLLIRGRSSGHLYLASLARFSGDQPPTLRQWQDTLQQGVLVTPRDRAPTPPNQPGNVIYGRVAGVALGSRWHNPQQTAIAIPAAGAAFSYPLSSLVAGRLGTEQIQTAPLVVRYPDTAYAAHGNYAIEYDLFLPLYNGSDRPQTIRLALQTPIKFDAPAPALRFFAEPPNRIFFRGSVRLRYRDDQGTPQSRIIHLVQRQGQPGGDLVRLTLKPKETRFVQFTMLYPPDATPPQVLTIETLQNTSP from the coding sequence GTGAATTTACGCCTGGTTGGCAGTAGCCTTGCCCTATTTCTGTGGACGACACCAATGGTGGCGCAGTCTGCCGCAACCCTTGAGCAGCCACAGCAGGTATTGCCGCTGCCCGGCGGTCTAGATCAGGTGCCGGTCTTTAATAGCAACAGCCCGGAAGTGGTGCAGCGGGAGGGGATTCTTCTGTCCACATTCCCTCCCACAGGTAAGGCGACCCCCGCAGCTCACCTTAATTATGCGTTTCGCGGTCGCTTTGATATTTTTGCCCACCACATTGCCAAACCCCTTGATCCGGCGGATTTAAGGACGCTCTATCTGGGCATTGTTGCCTACAACCCGGGCGCTACGCCGGTTACCCTTGACCTGTTACAGGCGGCCAGCTACCTGAGTCAGCCGGATGCGCCTTTTGTGCCCTTACCGGCGCAGCAGGCGAACGATTTGGGGCAGATTTTTGCCGGTCCGGGCGATCGCGTCATGCTGGATATTTTGCGCCAACGCCGTCAAGCGGGCTGGCCCGCTCAAATCGTGATTCCACCACGCTCCTACGGTCTCATTGCCAATTTGCCCATTCCGGTCAAGGGCTTAGACCCACCCCTGAATGGCCGCTCGCTGCTGATTCGAGGCCGCAGTAGTGGGCATCTTTACTTGGCCAGCTTGGCGCGCTTTAGTGGGGATCAGCCCCCCACCCTTCGCCAATGGCAGGACACCCTACAGCAAGGGGTGCTGGTGACCCCCCGCGATCGCGCCCCCACCCCTCCCAACCAACCCGGAAATGTCATTTATGGCCGGGTGGCCGGCGTTGCCCTTGGCTCGCGCTGGCACAATCCGCAGCAAACCGCCATTGCCATTCCAGCAGCAGGTGCCGCCTTTTCTTATCCCCTCAGTTCCTTGGTGGCGGGTCGCTTGGGCACTGAACAAATTCAAACGGCTCCCTTGGTGGTGCGCTACCCCGATACAGCCTACGCCGCCCATGGCAACTACGCCATTGAGTACGATTTATTTTTACCCCTGTACAACGGTAGCGATCGCCCCCAAACCATCCGCCTAGCCCTGCAAACCCCCATTAAATTTGATGCCCCTGCACCTGCACTGCGATTTTTTGCCGAGCCACCCAATCGCATTTTTTTCCGTGGCAGTGTTCGCCTGCGCTACCGCGATGATCAGGGCACACCCCAAAGCCGGATCATTCATCTGGTGCAACGCCAAGGCCAGCCGGGGGGAGATCTGGTGCGGCTGACCCTGAAACCCAAGGAAACCCGCTTTGTTCAATTCACGATGCTGTATCCTCCCGATGCCACGCCGCCGCAAGTGCTCACCATCGAAACCTTGCAGAACACCAGCCCCTAG
- a CDS encoding AI-2E family transporter, with product MTFGQWIGLLVLGVCLYILWQIRQVLLLVFLATVLATALNWLQLRLQRWGLRRGRAIALSIGLSFLLVAVFFLIIIPPFLQEAQQLGVLIPKGLGRLEQWLAEMGQVFPTVGVDDAPLLDRLITQAEPFLERIFNNFFALFSNTLAVLLNTLLVLVLTVMLVLNPQPYRRGFVRLFPAFYRRRIDTILTQSEQALLAWLAGTGVNMLVIGVVSGLVLALLGVRLVLANAFLAGLLEAIPNIGPALSVIPPMIIAFIDEPWRAVAVLVAYIVIQQLEQYLLVPVVMAKQVDLLPAVTLVSQIVFAVFFGFLGLLLALPLVIVGQIWFDEIVLKDILDRWQTQEPPSVG from the coding sequence GTGACATTTGGCCAATGGATTGGCTTACTGGTTTTGGGGGTGTGTCTCTACATCCTCTGGCAGATTCGCCAAGTACTCTTGCTGGTCTTTTTGGCCACGGTGTTGGCTACAGCACTCAACTGGCTGCAATTGCGGCTGCAACGCTGGGGCTTGCGGCGGGGACGGGCGATCGCCCTCAGTATTGGCCTCAGTTTTCTTTTGGTGGCGGTCTTTTTTCTGATTATTATTCCGCCCTTTTTACAGGAAGCCCAGCAGCTTGGGGTTCTCATTCCCAAAGGGTTGGGGCGGCTTGAGCAATGGCTCGCAGAGATGGGGCAAGTATTCCCGACGGTAGGGGTCGATGATGCGCCGCTGCTGGATCGTCTGATTACCCAAGCGGAGCCGTTTCTTGAGCGCATTTTTAATAATTTCTTTGCCCTGTTTTCAAATACCTTGGCGGTCTTACTCAATACCTTGCTGGTGCTGGTGCTGACGGTGATGCTGGTACTGAACCCCCAGCCCTATCGGCGCGGCTTTGTGCGCCTCTTTCCCGCCTTTTACCGCCGTCGGATTGATACCATTCTCACCCAGAGTGAGCAGGCCCTATTGGCGTGGCTGGCGGGCACCGGGGTCAATATGCTGGTGATTGGGGTTGTCAGTGGTTTGGTACTGGCTCTACTGGGGGTGCGCTTAGTGCTGGCAAATGCCTTTTTGGCGGGCTTGCTAGAGGCCATTCCCAACATTGGACCGGCATTGAGTGTCATTCCACCGATGATTATTGCCTTCATTGATGAGCCATGGCGGGCGGTTGCTGTCCTGGTGGCCTACATTGTGATTCAGCAACTGGAGCAGTACCTACTGGTGCCAGTCGTGATGGCCAAGCAGGTGGACCTATTGCCCGCGGTCACGCTGGTCTCACAAATTGTCTTTGCGGTGTTTTTTGGCTTTCTGGGGTTGCTGTTGGCCTTGCCCTTAGTGATTGTGGGACAAATTTGGTTTGATGAAATTGTCCTCAAGGATATTCTCGACCGTTGGCAGACCCAAGAGCCGCCATCGGTGGGCTAG
- the ftsH gene encoding ATP-dependent zinc metalloprotease FtsH, which translates to MAIKNSPEAPRNRWIGNILLLVGLGFLLINLFFPQLFSPRPPQVPYSMFIHQVQEGEVQRAYVGQNEILYQLKPEGDKPPQVLATTPIFDLELPKLLESQGVEFAAAPPPRNNWILNILGWVIPPIVFVLIFQFFANRQAGGGPQGVLSISKSRAKVYVEGDNINVRFEDVAGVEEAKAELVEIVDFLKNPQRYLQIGARIPKGVLLVGPPGTGKTLLAKAVAGEANVPFFSISGSEFVELFVGVGSARVRDLFEQAKKQAPCIVFIDELDAIGKSRSSGGFYGGNDEREQTLNQLLTEMDGFDAAGATVIVLAATNRPESLDPALLRPGRFDRQVLVDRPDLSGREAILKIHAKKVKLSPSVDLHAIAVRTPGFAGADLANLVNEAALLAARKQRDVVEQQDFAEAIERIVAGLEKKSRVLSEKEKEIVAYHEVGHALVGYALPGSGRVEKISIVPRGMAALGYTLQLPTEDRFLLDEKELRGQIATLLGGRSAEEIIFGSVTTGAANDLQRATDLAERMVRTYGMSKVLGPLAFEEKRSSFIGDGAMLRSVSEETARAIDQEVKEIVETAHQQALEILNANRDLLERIAKVLLEKEVVEGAELHELLGQVKTPVAA; encoded by the coding sequence ATGGCCATCAAAAATTCCCCCGAAGCACCCCGTAATCGTTGGATTGGTAATATCCTCCTCCTAGTGGGGCTAGGGTTTTTGCTCATTAACCTGTTCTTCCCGCAACTTTTTTCGCCGCGCCCGCCTCAAGTGCCCTACAGCATGTTTATCCACCAAGTGCAAGAGGGGGAAGTGCAGCGTGCCTACGTGGGTCAAAATGAAATTCTCTACCAGTTAAAGCCAGAAGGCGATAAACCACCCCAAGTATTGGCCACCACCCCCATCTTTGACCTAGAGTTGCCCAAGTTACTGGAGTCCCAAGGGGTTGAATTTGCTGCCGCCCCACCCCCCAGAAATAACTGGATTTTGAATATCTTGGGTTGGGTGATTCCACCGATTGTCTTTGTGCTGATTTTTCAGTTCTTTGCCAATCGCCAAGCAGGGGGAGGGCCTCAAGGAGTACTCTCGATTAGCAAAAGTCGGGCCAAGGTCTATGTGGAAGGTGACAACATTAACGTGCGTTTTGAGGATGTGGCGGGCGTTGAGGAAGCCAAGGCGGAGCTGGTGGAAATTGTGGATTTCCTCAAAAACCCCCAGCGCTATCTCCAAATTGGCGCACGCATTCCCAAGGGGGTACTGTTGGTAGGCCCGCCGGGAACCGGGAAAACCCTCTTAGCCAAAGCGGTTGCGGGGGAAGCGAATGTGCCCTTTTTCTCGATCTCGGGATCCGAATTTGTCGAGCTGTTTGTCGGGGTTGGCTCGGCTCGGGTACGAGATTTGTTTGAGCAGGCCAAAAAACAAGCCCCCTGTATTGTCTTTATTGATGAACTGGATGCCATTGGTAAGTCTCGTTCGAGTGGCGGCTTCTATGGCGGTAATGACGAGCGGGAGCAAACCCTGAACCAGTTACTCACGGAAATGGATGGCTTTGATGCCGCAGGAGCTACCGTGATCGTGCTGGCGGCCACCAACCGTCCTGAGAGTTTGGATCCTGCCCTGTTGCGGCCCGGACGTTTTGATCGGCAGGTGCTCGTCGATCGCCCCGATCTCAGTGGTCGCGAAGCCATTCTCAAAATCCATGCCAAGAAGGTGAAGCTATCCCCCAGTGTGGATCTCCATGCCATTGCGGTGCGCACGCCGGGGTTTGCCGGAGCGGATTTGGCTAACCTTGTCAATGAGGCGGCGCTACTGGCAGCACGCAAGCAGCGGGATGTGGTGGAGCAGCAGGACTTTGCCGAAGCCATTGAGCGGATTGTGGCGGGTCTTGAGAAAAAAAGTCGCGTCCTCAGCGAAAAGGAGAAAGAAATTGTTGCTTACCACGAGGTGGGGCACGCCTTAGTGGGCTATGCCTTGCCGGGCAGTGGCCGGGTCGAAAAAATCTCCATTGTGCCGCGGGGGATGGCCGCCTTGGGTTATACTCTACAACTGCCGACCGAAGACCGCTTTTTGCTCGATGAGAAAGAACTGCGCGGTCAAATTGCGACCCTCTTGGGGGGGCGCTCAGCGGAGGAAATTATCTTTGGCAGCGTGACCACAGGGGCAGCCAATGATCTGCAGCGGGCGACGGATTTGGCTGAGCGGATGGTGCGCACCTATGGCATGAGTAAAGTCTTGGGGCCGTTGGCCTTTGAAGAAAAACGGAGCAGTTTTATTGGCGATGGTGCCATGCTCCGCAGCGTCAGCGAAGAAACGGCTCGGGCAATTGATCAAGAAGTGAAGGAAATTGTAGAAACGGCGCACCAGCAAGCCCTCGAAATCTTAAACGCCAACCGTGACTTGCTCGAACGCATTGCGAAAGTGCTGCTGGAAAAAGAGGTGGTGGAAGGGGCGGAACTCCACGAACTGCTCGGCCAAGTGAAAACCCCTGTGGCGGCATAG
- a CDS encoding aldo/keto reductase: MRYRRFGRTNLNLSVFSLGTMRCLADAATLQAVVEGAIAHGINHIETAAAYGASEVYIGHALRALGYPDLWITTKILPTGDATHVQQQIEQSLQRLGVDRLDGVALHGVNTPHHLAWLETEGMARLQQYQANGIIGALGFSSHGPLPLILAAMETGHFDFVNLHYTYFQQRNAPAVARAAALDMGVFIISPADKGGRLYEPSPTLEALCAPFHPLHWSYRWLLSQPSITTLSVGPATVAELAFPLAVADQVEPLSAAELAVGDRLAAALENTLGTELCRQCYGCLPCPEDIHIPEVLRLRNLTLAYGMEAFGKYRYGMFGRAGHWFPGQPADGCTECGECLPRCPWGLDIPRLVRQTHERLQGESRPRLWQGI; encoded by the coding sequence ATGCGCTACCGTCGCTTTGGCCGCACCAATCTGAATCTTTCGGTGTTTTCCTTGGGGACAATGCGTTGCTTGGCGGATGCGGCAACGTTACAAGCAGTGGTGGAAGGGGCGATCGCCCACGGGATTAACCACATTGAAACAGCGGCAGCCTACGGTGCCAGTGAAGTCTATATTGGCCATGCCCTGCGCGCCTTGGGCTATCCTGACCTGTGGATTACCACCAAAATTTTGCCCACCGGGGATGCCACCCATGTGCAGCAGCAGATTGAGCAATCGCTTCAGCGTTTGGGGGTGGATCGGCTCGACGGTGTTGCGCTCCATGGCGTAAATACCCCCCATCATTTGGCATGGCTAGAGACCGAAGGCATGGCTCGGCTGCAACAGTACCAAGCCAACGGCATCATTGGTGCCCTCGGATTTTCGAGTCATGGGCCATTGCCCTTAATCTTGGCGGCGATGGAAACAGGGCACTTTGACTTTGTGAATTTGCACTACACCTACTTTCAGCAACGGAACGCACCGGCGGTGGCACGGGCGGCGGCGTTGGATATGGGGGTATTTATTATTTCACCCGCCGATAAGGGGGGGCGTCTCTACGAACCATCACCCACTTTAGAGGCCCTGTGTGCCCCCTTTCACCCCCTGCACTGGAGCTATCGCTGGCTCCTGAGTCAACCCAGTATCACCACCCTGAGTGTTGGCCCTGCCACAGTCGCCGAACTGGCGTTTCCTTTAGCGGTTGCCGATCAGGTGGAACCCCTGAGTGCGGCGGAATTAGCCGTGGGCGATCGCCTAGCCGCCGCCCTAGAGAACACGCTGGGCACCGAGCTTTGCCGTCAGTGCTACGGCTGCTTACCCTGCCCTGAAGACATTCACATTCCCGAAGTGTTGCGACTGCGCAATCTAACCCTTGCCTACGGCATGGAGGCGTTTGGCAAATATCGCTACGGCATGTTTGGTCGGGCAGGGCATTGGTTTCCAGGGCAACCGGCAGATGGCTGTACCGAGTGTGGCGAGTGCTTGCCACGCTGTCCGTGGGGGCTGGATATTCCGAGGCTGGTGCGGCAAACCCATGAACGGTTGCAAGGGGAATCGCGACCACGGCTGTGGCAAGGAATTTAG
- a CDS encoding bifunctional nuclease family protein: MTVAGIALDATNRRTPIVLLKDGSGRRALPIWIGDNEARAILMALEQQRAPRPMTHDLMANLLAAWEMTLERVVIHSLEDNTYYAILTVRQGDLRKEIDARPSDAIALALRCDSPIWVMEAVVADASIPVDRDADEEERLAFRQFLDSIRPEDFSQQGRGIEDSSAS, from the coding sequence ATGACTGTTGCTGGGATTGCCCTTGATGCCACTAACCGTCGCACCCCAATTGTGTTGTTAAAAGACGGTTCTGGGCGGCGTGCCTTACCCATTTGGATTGGGGATAATGAGGCGCGAGCCATTCTCATGGCGTTGGAGCAGCAACGTGCCCCTCGACCCATGACCCATGATCTGATGGCTAATCTCTTGGCGGCATGGGAGATGACCCTTGAGCGGGTGGTGATCCACTCCCTAGAGGACAACACCTACTACGCCATCTTAACGGTACGCCAAGGCGACTTGCGCAAAGAAATTGATGCCCGGCCTAGTGATGCCATTGCCCTTGCCCTGCGCTGCGACAGCCCTATCTGGGTCATGGAGGCCGTGGTGGCGGATGCGTCGATTCCGGTGGATCGGGATGCCGACGAAGAGGAGCGGCTGGCCTTTCGCCAGTTTCTCGATTCCATTCGTCCCGAGGATTTTAGTCAGCAGGGACGCGGCATTGAGGATTCCTCCGCCAGTTAG
- a CDS encoding ATP-dependent 6-phosphofructokinase codes for MSTSRKRLGVFTSGGDCPGLNTAIRAIVAHATLSYGWDVLGILHATQGLLERKAIPLNAEGLGGMDVLLNMGGTILGAINKGDTLAQADEVIAGYYELGLDALIAICGDGSLKILHQLAQKGNWNFLAIPKTIDNDVALTDRAIGFDTSVNIVVDALSRITSTAASHDRVFVVEVMGRTAGHLALYSGIAGGADVILIPEIPYSIEGICQHLQKLRQRWGRKFALIVVAEGAHEIGHDPSQPYPPHHSIGQYIADQVAQQSPIPLELRVSVLGHIQRGGAPMAMDRLLAAGMGNTAVDLAAQGTFDRMVAWQGGQVVTVPIADVVSKCPRYVDPDSFLIRTAQGLGIYVGDKPMLPYVDPTLCRDEVTCAI; via the coding sequence ATGAGCACCAGCCGTAAGCGACTTGGCGTTTTTACCAGTGGTGGCGACTGTCCAGGATTGAATACAGCCATTCGCGCCATTGTGGCCCACGCAACCCTCAGCTATGGTTGGGACGTGCTCGGTATTCTACATGCCACCCAAGGACTCCTTGAGCGCAAAGCCATCCCCCTCAATGCGGAAGGCTTAGGGGGCATGGACGTACTGTTGAACATGGGAGGCACCATTCTCGGTGCCATTAACAAGGGGGATACCCTTGCCCAAGCCGATGAAGTCATTGCCGGCTACTACGAGTTGGGGTTAGATGCCCTCATTGCCATTTGCGGTGATGGCAGCCTCAAGATTCTCCATCAATTGGCGCAAAAGGGAAACTGGAATTTTTTGGCAATTCCCAAAACCATTGACAACGACGTTGCCCTCACCGATCGCGCCATAGGCTTTGACACCTCCGTGAACATCGTTGTCGATGCCCTCAGTCGCATCACCTCCACAGCCGCCAGCCATGACCGCGTTTTTGTCGTAGAAGTAATGGGGCGCACCGCCGGGCACTTAGCCCTCTACTCCGGCATTGCCGGGGGGGCAGATGTGATTTTGATTCCAGAAATTCCCTACTCCATTGAAGGGATTTGCCAGCACCTGCAAAAGTTACGGCAGCGGTGGGGGCGCAAATTTGCCCTGATTGTTGTGGCTGAAGGTGCCCACGAAATTGGTCATGACCCGTCCCAACCCTATCCGCCCCACCACAGCATTGGCCAGTACATTGCCGATCAAGTGGCGCAGCAAAGCCCAATTCCCCTTGAGTTGCGGGTCTCGGTTCTAGGACATATTCAGCGGGGCGGTGCTCCCATGGCCATGGATCGCCTCTTGGCGGCAGGCATGGGGAATACGGCAGTTGATTTAGCGGCTCAAGGCACCTTTGACCGCATGGTGGCATGGCAAGGCGGACAGGTGGTTACTGTGCCCATTGCGGATGTGGTCAGCAAATGTCCCCGCTATGTGGATCCCGATAGCTTTTTAATCCGTACCGCGCAGGGACTTGGTATTTACGTTGGCGACAAGCCCATGCTGCCCTACGTTGATCCCACCCTTTGCCGCGATGAAGTCACCTGTGCCATTTAA